From a single Pseudobutyrivibrio xylanivorans genomic region:
- a CDS encoding OadG family protein: MKKRIIVVFTTLILALSLVACGGKKDDTYGGYSTETYDTVAKLYMNYALSLDESQYQEATDYFMANGLGEYGDAVAQAGLPSFLSKSFVGFDQLLESYKEIKDVEVGEFEKFEDVTVEKSGKTITATLITDYSVRNLKTTFVYKANDVDAGPTAVNVEPVYTLSEIMKKAALNTVMGILIVFFMLVIMSGVIKCFEIIPKLEKRAKEKKEEPQGVVKPVAAPVAAAAKNETDDLQLVAVIAAAIAASTGASTDSFVVRSIKKRF, encoded by the coding sequence ATGAAGAAAAGAATAATAGTAGTTTTCACTACCTTAATCCTTGCTCTTAGCCTTGTTGCCTGTGGTGGCAAGAAGGATGATACTTATGGCGGATATAGCACAGAGACCTACGATACAGTTGCTAAGCTTTACATGAATTACGCTTTAAGCCTTGATGAGTCTCAATACCAGGAGGCTACAGATTACTTCATGGCAAACGGCTTAGGAGAGTATGGTGATGCAGTTGCACAGGCAGGCTTGCCATCATTCTTATCAAAGAGCTTCGTTGGTTTTGATCAGCTCCTTGAAAGCTATAAGGAAATTAAGGACGTTGAGGTAGGCGAATTTGAAAAATTCGAAGACGTAACTGTTGAGAAGTCTGGAAAGACAATCACAGCTACACTCATTACTGACTACTCAGTAAGAAACTTAAAGACAACATTTGTTTATAAGGCAAATGATGTTGACGCTGGTCCTACAGCAGTTAATGTTGAGCCAGTTTACACATTATCTGAAATCATGAAGAAGGCAGCACTTAATACAGTAATGGGAATTCTTATTGTATTCTTTATGCTGGTTATCATGTCAGGTGTTATCAAATGCTTTGAAATCATTCCTAAGCTTGAGAAGAGAGCAAAGGAAAAGAAGGAAGAGCCACAGGGTGTTGTTAAGCCAGTTGCTGCACCAGTTGCTGCAGCTGCAAAGAATGAAACTGATGATTTACAGCTTGTAGCTGTCATCGCTGCAGCAATTGCTGCAAGCACAGGAGCTTCTACAGATTCATTTGTAGTACGTTCCATCAAGAAAAGATTTTAG
- a CDS encoding oxaloacetate decarboxylase subunit alpha, with product MADISPKPVKITETILRDAHQSLIATRMPTSMMLPIVDKMDKVGYNAVECWGGATFDASLRFLKEDPWERLRKLRDGFKNTKLQMLFRGQNILGYSQYPDDVVEYFVQKSIANGIDIIRIFDCLNDIRNLQTAVKATNKEKGHAQVALSYTLGEAYTLDYWKDIAKRIEDMGADSICIKDMAGLLVPAKAYELVSALKESTKLPIEMHTHYTSGVASMTYMKAVEAGADIIDCAMSPFALGTSQPATEVMAAAFEGTPYDTGFDQELLSEIADYFRPYREECIESGLMSTKVLGVNINTLRYQVPGGMLSNLISQLKEQGKEDKLREVLEEVPRVRKDLGEPPLVTPSSQIVGTQAVFNVLMGERYKVVTEQTKDILLGKYGQTVKPFNPEVVEKALGADKDKAITCRPADLIEPGLKKFEEECARWKQQDEDVLTYALFPKVATEFFEYREAQQTKVDPAKADKENKAYPV from the coding sequence ATGGCAGATATTAGTCCAAAGCCAGTTAAAATAACTGAGACAATACTTAGAGATGCCCATCAGTCTCTTATTGCAACTCGTATGCCAACCTCTATGATGCTTCCTATCGTAGATAAGATGGATAAGGTTGGTTACAATGCAGTAGAGTGCTGGGGTGGTGCTACATTCGATGCTTCACTTCGTTTCCTCAAGGAAGATCCATGGGAAAGACTTAGAAAACTTCGTGATGGCTTCAAGAATACAAAGCTTCAGATGCTTTTTAGAGGTCAGAATATCTTAGGATACAGCCAGTATCCAGATGATGTTGTTGAGTACTTCGTTCAGAAGTCAATTGCAAATGGTATTGATATCATTCGTATCTTTGACTGTCTCAACGATATCAGAAATCTTCAGACAGCTGTAAAGGCTACTAATAAGGAAAAGGGACATGCTCAGGTAGCTCTTTCTTATACTCTTGGTGAGGCTTACACTCTTGATTATTGGAAAGATATCGCAAAGAGAATCGAAGATATGGGTGCTGATTCAATCTGTATCAAGGATATGGCTGGTCTTCTTGTTCCAGCAAAGGCTTACGAGCTTGTTTCAGCATTAAAGGAATCTACAAAGCTTCCTATCGAAATGCACACACATTACACATCTGGTGTAGCTTCAATGACTTATATGAAGGCAGTTGAAGCTGGTGCTGATATTATTGACTGTGCTATGTCACCATTTGCACTTGGTACATCACAGCCTGCTACAGAAGTTATGGCTGCTGCATTCGAAGGTACTCCATATGATACAGGATTTGATCAGGAGCTTCTTTCAGAAATCGCTGATTACTTCCGTCCATACAGAGAAGAGTGCATCGAGAGCGGTCTTATGTCTACAAAGGTACTTGGTGTTAACATCAATACACTTCGTTATCAGGTCCCAGGTGGTATGCTTTCAAACCTTATCAGCCAGTTAAAGGAGCAGGGTAAGGAAGATAAGCTTCGTGAGGTTCTTGAGGAAGTACCTCGTGTGCGTAAGGACCTTGGTGAGCCACCACTTGTAACTCCTTCATCTCAGATTGTTGGTACACAGGCTGTATTCAACGTACTTATGGGTGAAAGATACAAGGTTGTTACAGAGCAGACTAAGGACATCTTACTTGGTAAGTATGGTCAGACTGTAAAGCCTTTCAATCCAGAGGTTGTTGAGAAGGCACTTGGTGCAGATAAGGATAAGGCAATCACATGTCGTCCAGCAGACCTTATTGAGCCAGGTCTTAAGAAGTTTGAAGAAGAGTGCGCTAGATGGAAGCAGCAGGATGAGGATGTTCTCACATACGCATTGTTCCCAAAGGTTGCTACAGAGTTCTTCGAATATCGTGAGGCTCAGCAGACAAAGGTTGATCCAGCTAAGGCTGACAAGGAAAACAAGGCTTATCCAGTTTAA
- a CDS encoding NADP-dependent isocitrate dehydrogenase, with translation MSKIQMTTPLVEMDGDEMTRILWQMIKDELLLPFIDLKTEYYDLGLEHRNETDDKVTVESAEATKRYGVAVKCATITPNAARMTEYNLKEMWKSPNGTIRAILDGTVFRAPIVVKGIDPNVKSWKKPITIARHAYGDVYKNTEMVIPAAGKVELVYTAEDGTEERALVHTFNGPGVVQGQHNLNDSIESFAHSCFKYALDTKQDLWFATKDTISKKYDHTFKDVFQEIFDKEYKDAFDKAGIEYFYTLIDDAVARVMKSEGGFIWACKNYDGDVMSDMISSAFGSLAMMTSVLVSPQGYYEYEAAHGTVQRHYYKHLKGEETSTNSVATIFAWTGALRKRGELDNIPELSAFADKLEKACIKTIEDGKMTKDLALITSIENPKVLNSRDFIIEIRKTLESL, from the coding sequence ATGAGCAAGATTCAGATGACGACACCACTTGTGGAGATGGACGGAGATGAGATGACACGCATTCTCTGGCAGATGATTAAGGATGAGCTTCTTCTTCCATTTATTGATTTAAAGACTGAGTACTATGACCTTGGTCTTGAGCACAGAAACGAGACAGATGACAAGGTAACCGTAGAGTCTGCAGAGGCTACCAAGAGATATGGTGTTGCTGTCAAATGCGCTACAATTACTCCTAATGCAGCCCGCATGACTGAGTACAACCTTAAGGAAATGTGGAAGAGTCCTAATGGAACTATCCGCGCAATCCTTGATGGTACTGTTTTTAGAGCACCAATTGTTGTAAAGGGAATTGATCCAAATGTTAAGTCTTGGAAAAAGCCTATTACAATTGCCCGTCACGCATACGGTGATGTTTACAAGAATACAGAGATGGTTATTCCTGCAGCTGGCAAGGTAGAGCTTGTTTACACAGCTGAGGATGGAACAGAAGAGAGAGCACTTGTTCATACATTTAATGGTCCAGGCGTTGTACAGGGCCAGCACAATCTTAACGATTCTATCGAAAGTTTTGCTCATAGCTGCTTTAAATATGCTTTGGATACAAAGCAGGATTTATGGTTTGCTACAAAGGATACTATTTCAAAGAAGTATGATCATACATTCAAGGATGTATTCCAGGAAATCTTTGATAAGGAATATAAAGATGCCTTTGACAAGGCTGGCATCGAATATTTCTATACACTTATTGATGATGCAGTTGCCCGTGTAATGAAGTCAGAGGGTGGATTCATCTGGGCTTGTAAGAACTATGACGGCGACGTTATGTCCGATATGATTTCATCAGCTTTTGGTTCACTTGCGATGATGACCTCTGTTCTTGTTAGCCCACAGGGATACTATGAGTACGAAGCAGCTCACGGCACTGTTCAGCGTCATTACTACAAGCACCTTAAGGGCGAGGAAACATCTACAAACTCTGTAGCTACAATCTTTGCGTGGACAGGAGCTCTTAGAAAGCGTGGTGAGCTTGATAACATCCCAGAGCTTTCAGCTTTTGCAGATAAGCTGGAGAAGGCTTGCATCAAGACAATCGAGGATGGAAAGATGACAAAGGATCTCGCGTTAATCACTTCAATCGAGAACCCAAAAGTCCTTAATTCAAGGGATTTCATCATCGAAATTCGTAAAACTCTCGAGTCTCTTTAA
- a CDS encoding biotin/lipoyl-containing protein — translation MKNYTITVNGTVYDVTVEDKGGSGVSPVTPVAAPKAAPAAPVATGAAGGVKIEAGAAGKVVKIAAAAGTAVKKGDPVVVLEVMKMETPVVAPQDGTVASINCNEGQQVDAGALLATMN, via the coding sequence ATGAAAAATTATACAATCACTGTTAATGGAACAGTATATGACGTTACTGTAGAAGATAAGGGAGGCTCAGGTGTATCTCCAGTTACTCCTGTAGCAGCTCCAAAGGCAGCTCCTGCTGCTCCTGTAGCTACTGGCGCTGCTGGTGGTGTTAAGATTGAGGCTGGTGCAGCTGGTAAGGTAGTTAAGATTGCTGCTGCAGCTGGTACTGCTGTAAAGAAGGGTGATCCTGTTGTTGTTCTTGAAGTAATGAAGATGGAAACACCAGTTGTTGCTCCACAGGACGGAACAGTTGCATCTATCAATTGTAATGAAGGTCAGCAGGTTGACGCAGGCGCACTTCTTGCAACTATGAACTAA
- a CDS encoding segregation and condensation protein A gives MEMNVKLQVFEGPLDLLLHLIDKNKVDIYDIPIVEITDQYMEYVRAMDNSDLDVMSEFLLMATTLLDIKSRMLLPREEKEEEGEEQEDPRAELVQQLLEYKMYKTISYQLRDRQMDASLVFYKEPTIPEEVLKFEQPVDLEELMSDLTLNKLNDIFQQVLKRQDNRRDPIRSTFGKIKKEEVSLEQKMEWTIAFARAHNTFSFRHLLEAAHSKTEVIVTFLCILEMMKAGQINITQEDTFKDIVIESKIAA, from the coding sequence ATGGAGATGAATGTAAAGCTTCAAGTTTTTGAGGGTCCTCTGGATTTGTTGTTACATTTGATTGATAAGAATAAAGTAGATATTTACGACATTCCTATTGTTGAGATTACTGACCAATATATGGAGTATGTTCGAGCTATGGATAACAGCGACCTGGATGTTATGTCAGAGTTTCTTCTTATGGCAACCACACTTCTTGACATCAAGAGTCGTATGCTTCTCCCACGAGAGGAAAAGGAAGAGGAGGGCGAAGAGCAGGAAGATCCTCGTGCAGAGCTTGTTCAGCAGTTGCTTGAGTATAAGATGTACAAGACTATTTCTTACCAGCTACGTGATCGCCAGATGGATGCAAGTCTTGTTTTTTATAAGGAACCAACCATTCCTGAGGAGGTTTTGAAGTTCGAGCAGCCTGTTGATTTGGAAGAGCTTATGAGTGATTTGACTTTAAATAAGCTTAATGATATTTTTCAGCAGGTTCTTAAGAGACAGGATAATAGACGAGATCCTATTCGTTCTACCTTCGGAAAAATTAAGAAGGAAGAGGTTTCGCTTGAGCAGAAGATGGAGTGGACAATTGCTTTTGCCAGAGCTCATAATACTTTCAGCTTTAGACATCTTTTGGAGGCAGCTCACTCAAAGACAGAGGTAATCGTAACATTCCTTTGTATCTTAGAGATGATGAAGGCTGGACAGATTAACATCACTCAGGAGGATACCTTTAAGGATATCGTCATTGAGTCTAAGATTGCTGCCTAA
- a CDS encoding carboxyl transferase domain-containing protein, whose amino-acid sequence MGNDLNQAQARINALLDDNSFVELQSLVVSRNTDFNLDAKKEPSDGVIIGHGLIDGTLVFVFSQNAEVLGGTIGEMHAKKILSVYEMALKVGAPVIGFIDCGGVRLQESFDALEALGSVIERAADVKGVIPQLICVAGQCGGGLSVLPALADFTFMVDGASLFINSPDTITGNRSDECDTSSAKFQFEEAGTVDMYGSLDEVVASMRQVISMIPNDIVEATDDLNRASEGLEAKVSDAAAVATELADNREFIELKAGFAKEMVTGLMKLDGVTIGVVGNREVDGEAFLSAAGCEKAADFVDLCDMYEIPVLSLTNVAAFKSCTCQEKRLPRALSQLTQRFVDASIPKINLITKQAYGSAYVLMNSKSLGADLVYSFENVSVGAMEAAKAARILSENGTDAAAIEKDYAQLQDSALTAAAHGHIDRIVSYADARKYIIAGFEMFF is encoded by the coding sequence ATGGGTAATGATTTAAATCAAGCTCAGGCTAGAATTAACGCATTACTGGATGACAACAGCTTTGTTGAGCTTCAGTCATTAGTAGTGTCACGCAACACTGATTTTAACCTTGATGCAAAGAAAGAACCATCAGACGGAGTAATTATTGGACATGGTCTTATTGACGGCACATTAGTGTTTGTCTTCAGCCAGAATGCCGAAGTATTAGGCGGTACAATTGGTGAGATGCATGCGAAGAAGATTCTGTCGGTTTATGAAATGGCACTTAAGGTTGGTGCTCCAGTCATCGGTTTTATCGATTGCGGTGGCGTACGTCTTCAGGAGTCTTTTGATGCTCTTGAGGCACTTGGCTCTGTAATTGAGAGAGCTGCTGATGTTAAGGGTGTTATTCCTCAGCTTATTTGTGTTGCTGGTCAGTGCGGCGGTGGACTTTCGGTTCTTCCTGCACTTGCAGATTTCACATTTATGGTTGATGGAGCATCTCTTTTCATTAACTCACCTGATACAATTACTGGAAATCGTTCTGATGAGTGTGATACATCATCTGCTAAGTTCCAGTTCGAAGAGGCTGGTACAGTTGATATGTACGGTTCTCTTGATGAAGTTGTTGCTTCAATGAGACAGGTTATTTCTATGATTCCTAACGATATCGTAGAAGCTACAGATGATCTTAACAGAGCATCTGAGGGACTTGAGGCTAAGGTTTCTGATGCTGCAGCTGTTGCTACAGAGCTTGCTGATAATCGCGAGTTCATCGAGCTCAAGGCTGGTTTTGCAAAGGAAATGGTTACAGGTCTCATGAAGCTTGACGGCGTTACAATCGGCGTTGTTGGTAATAGAGAAGTTGACGGAGAAGCTTTCCTTTCAGCTGCAGGCTGCGAGAAGGCTGCTGATTTCGTAGATCTTTGTGATATGTACGAAATTCCTGTTCTTTCTCTTACAAATGTTGCTGCATTTAAGTCATGCACATGTCAGGAGAAGAGACTTCCTAGAGCTCTTTCACAGTTGACACAGCGTTTCGTTGATGCAAGCATTCCAAAGATTAACCTTATTACAAAGCAGGCTTATGGTTCAGCTTATGTTCTTATGAATTCAAAGTCACTTGGTGCTGATTTAGTATATTCTTTCGAGAATGTTTCAGTTGGTGCTATGGAAGCTGCTAAGGCTGCTAGAATCCTTAGTGAGAATGGCACAGATGCTGCAGCAATCGAGAAGGATTATGCTCAGCTTCAGGATAGTGCACTTACAGCAGCTGCACATGGACACATCGATAGAATCGTTTCTTATGCAGATGCTAGAAAATACATTATTGCAGGATTTGAGATGTTCTTTTAA
- the scpB gene encoding SMC-Scp complex subunit ScpB, protein MNIKEIENIVEGILFAMGGTVEPSKIAKALEIEDKQVVEAVNSLKASYEKDKRGITITEIDGAYQMCTSPDIYEYLIRIAKQPKKYVLTDVLLETLSIIAYKQPITKSEIEKIRGVSSDFAVSKLVEFGLCAELGRLDAPGRPMLFGTTEEFLRSFGVSSIEELPELSQSQIEEFKIEAENEANNVEVTI, encoded by the coding sequence ATGAATATAAAAGAAATTGAAAATATAGTGGAGGGCATTTTATTTGCCATGGGTGGTACAGTTGAACCATCCAAAATAGCAAAAGCTCTTGAAATCGAAGATAAGCAGGTAGTTGAAGCCGTTAATTCTTTGAAGGCTTCTTATGAGAAGGATAAAAGAGGTATTACAATCACTGAGATTGATGGAGCTTACCAGATGTGTACAAGCCCTGATATCTATGAGTATCTGATTCGAATTGCAAAGCAGCCTAAGAAGTACGTTCTTACAGATGTTCTTCTTGAAACTCTTTCAATTATCGCCTATAAGCAGCCAATCACAAAATCTGAAATCGAAAAGATTAGAGGCGTTTCCTCTGACTTTGCTGTTTCTAAGCTTGTTGAGTTTGGACTTTGTGCAGAGCTTGGAAGATTAGATGCGCCAGGCAGACCAATGCTTTTTGGTACCACTGAAGAATTCCTTCGTTCCTTTGGTGTTAGTTCGATTGAAGAGCTTCCAGAGCTTTCTCAGTCCCAAATTGAGGAATTCAAAATCGAAGCAGAAAATGAGGCAAACAATGTAGAAGTTACTATATAA
- a CDS encoding MurR/RpiR family transcriptional regulator, translated as MATTTDLISKINEKYGKMSKGQKLLANYIIDNYDKAVFLTAAKLGDIIGVSESTVVRFASYIGYSGYPEFQQALETMVRSKLNTTDRVEITNGGIEQNGVLREVLSSDAIKIKNTMENIDEAAFSNAVEAILNARRIYIVGIRTCSPLASFLAFYLNMIFDNVVNLQTSSASELFEQMIHIDDSDCIIGISFPRYSMRTLKALEFANNRQAHVITITDSIHSPMNLYSSCNLIAESDMHSVVDSLVAPLSVINALIVELCNRRQKDVAQTLDMIENVWSEYQFYENDEIDMVDDSIRMSYPGEF; from the coding sequence ATGGCAACTACAACTGACTTAATTTCAAAGATAAACGAAAAATATGGAAAGATGTCAAAAGGACAGAAGCTCCTAGCTAATTATATTATTGATAATTACGATAAGGCTGTTTTCTTAACGGCTGCAAAGCTTGGAGATATTATCGGAGTTTCAGAGTCTACTGTTGTTCGATTTGCTTCATACATTGGATATAGTGGTTATCCAGAATTTCAGCAGGCTTTGGAGACAATGGTTCGCTCAAAGCTTAACACTACAGACCGAGTCGAGATAACTAATGGTGGTATTGAACAGAATGGAGTTCTTCGAGAGGTACTTTCTTCTGACGCTATCAAAATCAAGAACACCATGGAAAATATCGACGAGGCTGCATTTTCAAATGCCGTGGAGGCAATTCTTAATGCCAGACGTATATATATTGTAGGTATACGTACCTGCTCACCGCTTGCATCCTTTCTTGCATTTTATCTGAATATGATTTTTGATAATGTGGTAAATCTTCAAACTTCCTCTGCATCAGAGTTGTTTGAGCAGATGATTCACATAGATGACAGTGATTGTATTATAGGTATTTCTTTCCCTAGATATTCAATGCGCACACTAAAGGCTCTGGAGTTTGCAAACAATCGACAGGCCCATGTTATTACAATTACCGATTCAATTCATTCACCTATGAATCTTTATAGTTCCTGCAATCTTATTGCTGAAAGCGATATGCATTCTGTTGTTGATTCATTGGTGGCACCACTTTCTGTTATTAATGCTTTAATTGTTGAGCTTTGCAATCGCAGACAGAAGGATGTTGCCCAGACTTTGGATATGATTGAAAATGTTTGGTCTGAGTATCAGTTTTATGAAAATGATGAGATAGATATGGTTGATGATTCCATCAGAATGTCTTATCCAGGAGAGTTTTAA
- a CDS encoding sodium ion-translocating decarboxylase subunit beta yields the protein MSYVGETLLNLAHQTAFFNLTWGNFVMIAVACVFLYLAIKKGYEPLLLLPIAFGMLLVNIYPDIIASPEETSNGVGGLLYYFYTLDEYSILPSLIFMGVGAMTDFGPLIANPISFWLGAAAQIGIFTAYILAIFLGFSDQAAAAVSIIGGADGPTSIFLAGKLGQSALMGPIAVAAYSYMSLVPIIQPPIMKALTTKEERSIKMAQLRPVSKLEKILFPIVVTIIVCLILPTTAPLVGMLMLGNLFKESGVVNQLTETASNALMYIVVILLGTSVGASTSAEAFLNAATIKIVVLGLVAFVFGTAAGVLFGKLLCHITGGKINPLIGSAGVSAVPMAARVSQKVGAEEDPTNFLLMHAMGPNVAGVIGTAVAAGVFMAIFGV from the coding sequence ATGAGTTACGTTGGAGAGACATTGTTAAACCTCGCCCATCAGACTGCATTTTTCAATCTGACCTGGGGTAACTTTGTCATGATAGCGGTTGCCTGTGTTTTCCTTTACCTTGCAATTAAAAAGGGATATGAACCACTTCTTTTATTACCTATCGCATTCGGTATGCTTTTGGTAAATATTTATCCTGATATCATTGCATCTCCTGAGGAAACCTCCAACGGAGTAGGCGGCTTGCTTTACTATTTCTATACTCTTGATGAGTATTCAATTCTTCCTTCACTTATTTTCATGGGTGTAGGAGCTATGACAGATTTCGGTCCACTTATTGCAAATCCAATCAGCTTCTGGCTTGGTGCTGCTGCTCAGATTGGTATTTTTACAGCTTACATCCTTGCAATCTTCCTTGGATTCTCGGATCAGGCAGCTGCTGCCGTTTCAATCATCGGTGGTGCAGATGGACCTACATCTATTTTCCTTGCTGGTAAGTTAGGCCAGTCAGCATTAATGGGACCTATTGCTGTTGCAGCATATTCATATATGTCACTGGTTCCAATCATTCAGCCACCTATCATGAAGGCTCTCACTACAAAGGAAGAGCGTTCAATAAAGATGGCTCAGCTTCGTCCAGTATCAAAGCTTGAGAAGATTCTCTTCCCAATCGTTGTTACTATTATCGTTTGTCTTATCTTACCTACAACAGCTCCACTTGTTGGTATGCTGATGCTTGGTAACTTATTCAAAGAGTCAGGTGTTGTAAATCAGCTTACTGAGACTGCATCAAACGCTTTGATGTACATCGTAGTTATTCTTCTTGGTACATCAGTTGGTGCTTCAACATCTGCAGAGGCATTCTTGAACGCAGCTACAATCAAGATCGTAGTTCTTGGTCTTGTTGCTTTCGTTTTCGGTACAGCGGCCGGTGTATTATTTGGAAAGCTTCTTTGCCACATTACTGGTGGTAAGATTAATCCACTTATCGGTTCAGCTGGTGTTTCTGCTGTTCCTATGGCAGCACGTGTATCTCAAAAGGTTGGTGCAGAAGAGGACCCAACAAACTTCCTCCTTATGCATGCTATGGGACCTAACGTAGCTGGTGTTATCGGAACTGCCGTTGCAGCCGGTGTATTTATGGCTATTTTCGGGGTATAG